DNA sequence from the Alteribacter lacisalsi genome:
TGATCAAGCAGATAAAAAACAGGCAGCGTCCGTTTTTTTAGCTTCATATCACTTTTCTGATCAATGAGCTGAATAGCCAGCATATCATTATCAATTTGCCCAATAATTCCTACGAGCGCACTTAAGCGTCTGATCTGCTCCTCTTCTTTCCTTTCTTCTGTCAACATGTATCCCACCGATGCAGCCATGGATGTCAGAGATCCTGATTTAAGACGGAGCATTTCCAGATAATCCTCTTCAGTTGAAATGGTGTTTTCAATGTCCCTATACTGACCAACCGCAGCAGAAAGCAGATACTTGTGAACGGCGTGAAGCAATTGACTGTTCAAGGAGAGAGAACTTCCTTTTGCAAGACAGTCCTGACTCACTACTGCCAAAGCATTGGCCAGATTAAGTGCGACACCAGGGCTCTCCTTCATCCACACCGCATCATTGTTATCACCATCCTGCAAATCATCATAAATATCGATACTTAAAATAAGTAACTCCATCGCCGCAGCTGCTCGGCTTACGTTTTCAGGTGACGGTTCTGAGCTGAATATTTCATAATGTGTAATGACAAGCCGTCCGAACAACAGGGAATAATCCATCATTTTATGGTCTATATAATTGCAGAGAGGGTCATGGAGCACGGAATCAGAAAAATAATCTCCGATAATACCTTTCATAAAGTTATGAATCTGCTTCTTCATTTTCTCTCCCCCCTCCGGCAAAATCTATCAGAATGTTGAAAAAATTGTACATGCATGAAATAAATCACACTAATTTCATGGTAAAATATCAGCAGGTGAAACCTATTTCATAATTGGAGGTCCTTCCATTGTCACGTATACTTATTGTAGATGATCATATTGTTGTTGGAGAAGGTACGAAAGCAATTCTTGAACGAAAGGGAAGCTATGAAACAACGTTTATCCCTGACAGTCACGAAGTAATGGATATTCTGAAACAGGATCCGGCCTTTGACCTGGTGCTTCTTGATTTACAGATGCCCGGAATCAATGGACTGGAACTGTCCAGGGAAATACTGAATTACGATCCGGATATGAAAATCGTAGTTTACACCGGTCTGGAAATTACCGATCATTTTAACCTCCTCCTTGAAGCTGGTGTAACCGGTTTTATCAGTAAAACGGCAACAACAGATCAGCTCATCCTCGCTATTGAAGCTGCTCTCGATAACCACGTCTATCTGCCGGTAACAGTTATGCGGAAATTTCGGATTATCGAAAAGGATCGGCAATCAGCAAACGGAAAGAATAATGATCATGACACCAGGATTTCATTAAATGCCAGGGAACAGGAAATTATGCACTACGTGTCTGCCGGGCTGACAAATAAGGAAATCGGTGAAAAACTCTACATAAGTCAAAGAGCTGTTGAATACAGTCTCACCTCCATTTTCAGTAAGCTTAAAGTTAAATCCAGAACAGAAGCACTTATGAAAGTAAATAAGCACCAAATATCAAACAAACAATCCTGACTAACTACTTCTTATGTATTACTTTATCTGTCTTCTCAGCAAACTGCCACGAAAGAAAACCATGTTTGACCGAAGTTTTACTTCGGAATACCGCAAGATCCCTGGAACTTTTTCCAAAACCTATCACGAAGCCGTTTCGGCTTCTTTTTTATTGCGCCATAAGACATGCGCTGCTCTTAAAAACAGGGTTTCATGCGCAATACCGCAAAACTGAAAATGACCGGGGAGTGAATTTTCTGTATATTCCGAATTCTTATTGCGCTGTGCCGAACCCTATATTTCGGTGAAACTTCCCTTCACCCTTTATATACTTAAGCTAATCAATTTTCCAAAAATTGAAATGAACAGCAAAGGAGGCCCTGCAGAGTACAGACGTCGCTCCCGGTCTTTTCCTTGACTTTAAGATCTGCCCTTTACAAGTAAAGAATGACTATACTTACTGCAATTTAAAGTCAAAAAAACACATTTCCAGGAGGTAATTATATGGATACGCTCACAATGTATGAAACACCAGAAATTCAGGTTAATCAGTATGATCTGGTCGAAGATTTTGCCTGGTTCCTCGTTTTTATTGCCGTTCTTCTAGCTCTTGGCGCCACGGTTGTTCTTGGTGCCGCCGTCTGGTGCCTTGCCAATGGAAACGGATCATTTACCGGTGGTACACAATGGGACAGTGGACTCAGAATCTGGATTGAGTGCAGATAAAAGGTTTTGAAAAAGAGAGTCTCCCCTTACCGGGAAGGAAGGGGAGCACTCTTCTTTCATTCATTGACACTCTTACTAAAATGACTGAAAGGATGCGTTTTATGATTTTAATAAAGGACCTTACGAAAATGTACGGCCGGAAATTCTGCGCAGTAAAAAACGTTTCCCTCCATATTAAAGAGGGATCACTTACAGGTCTTGTAGGTCCAAATGGTTCAGGAAAGACAACGATTATTAACAGTATACTAGGGGTCGTTAACGCTTCAGAAGGGACAGTCAGATTAAAGAATCACCTGAACACTTCCCGGACATTTAAAAGACATGTTGCCTATGTACCCGATGATCTACTTCTCCCTGAAGTCCTGACCGGGCACGAATACCTTAAATTTAAAGCTTCTATGTACGAACTTGATGTCTCCACAAAAGAAGACAGATGCCAGTCACTCAGCCGGCTTTACTCCATGGAGCAGGCTCTGCACGAACCGATTGAAACCTATTCCCACGGCATGAAAAAGAAAACCCAGCTGATGGCTGCATTCATGCTGTCAAGCCGTTTTCTAATTCTGGATGAACCGTTCAGAGGCCTTGATGTAGAGGCGGCCATGATTACGAAAAAAATGCTTCACAGCTATAAAAGCAAAGGAAATGCCATACTTCTATCTACACATGATCTCCTGGCTGCAGAAACCTTCTGCGATCAGGTGGCGATCCTCGTTAAAGGAACTAAAGTGGCAGACGATTCCGTGCTGAAGCTCAAGATGCTTTACGGAGCCAGGACTCTTGAAGAGGTTTTCCTGAAGGCCTCCAATCTTCAGGAGAGGAGCCGGGAATATGACCAAATCATTTCTAATCTCTGACCTGATCATTAAACAATGGAAAAAAGAAGTGGGAAAGCTGTTATCAGAAGACCAATGGAAACGCACAGCCGTTTTACTCTCCTTTATTCTTATTATTTTCACAGCAGGTGGAGCCGGCTATTCAATAACGCAGACGCTGCTGTCTATGTTTCTGCAGGGAGATGAGCGTTCACTGGTTCTTCTTGTCTTTTCCATGTTCATCAACACATCCATCTTTTCATTTCTGCTTTATGTGATCTTTAAAACAATGACGCCTGAACAAGACCGTCTCCATATACAGCTTTCCTGGTTCCCGGTTTCCTCGTTTGAAAAACAGACTGGATACTTTATTCCGTTTTTAGGCGTGATCACGCTGCTCGTCATGTCTTTTATGGGCATCCTCCTTATTCCCGGGCTCTTGTTTGAAGGGATCGGCATCCTGTTTATCTTGTTTTTCTTTCTTGGTCTTACCGTGCAGTCTCTTTTTATTGTTTCAATTGTTCATGGAGCTTATCAGCTGGCCTACTTCATAACCAGCAGACTTCGGTTCCCCTTTCCAAAACATATTTCATTACTGCTGATTATGCTTGCAGGAATTGCTGCTGGTTTTCAATCCATTCAGACAGATAAAATTATTGGTGCATATGAAGCCTTTACCTACGATTTGTTCTATATGACGGCACCTTTTTTTCTGATTTACGATAATCTTTTGTCTGTTATGACCGTAAATCTTCATATCATCGCAGGGGTTGTCATTGCCGGGCTGTTTTCCCCCATTCTGGCGATGCTCCTGCCAGTGCCTGTGAAGGAGCAAAAAAAATGGAAGCTGCTGTCATCCATTCCTATGCCCCGAAATAAATTTGGTGCTGTTATGAGCAAGGAACTGAAAACGCAGGCAAGAAATGAAGATAATATTCTCATGTTCCTGGTTGTGCTCATACTGCTTGGTGCTGCCGGTTTCTTTTTCGAACTGCACAATGCTGTTTTTCTCCTGTATATTCTTGCTGGCATCACAGGTTTATCCGGTCTGAATTCCTATGGAAACGATCATCATTTATTTAAACTCTACAATTTATACAGCCTGAATGCAGGAAAAATCCTTCTCGCAAAGCTCGCAGCCTTATGGTCATTTTCCATTGCCCAGTTTTCAGTGTATGCTCTGTTTTTTATAGGAGCTGGAGCGGGGATTATGCAATGGATGATCTGCCTTCTTATCCTGATCAATGCCAATCTCCTCCTTTTTATTGCCGGAACCATTATACCTATGAACAGAAACAGTCCATTGACCGGAATGATCTCCTTTTCCTGTCTTCTGATTGTTCTGGTGCCTCTGCTGTTCATTATGAACTCTGTTCTTACCGCCGCTGCTGCTTCGGTTCTTATAACCTTTGCCGTGCTCCTCGAGGCAGCCCTGTTTGCAGGGGCCTATCATTCGGTGAAATGGAGGTTATCCAGTGAACCTTTATGATATCCCCTATCTACCGGCTGGTGTAAAGCTTGTTCCTCAGCAGTTGATTGATGAGAAAACCGGAATTACCTTTCCTGTAAACCGAACAGCATCCATGATGATTGATGAAATTGACGGCAGGAAATCTGCAGCAGAAATTATTGATAAACTTGCAGAGAAATTTCCGGTCGACAGAAATGTGATTGAACGTGATGTAACAGCTTTGTTCGATAAGCTGTCAAAGCAGCACCTTCTGAATACAGAAGCAGGGCGTAAAGCCCCGGCAGCCAGGGTGATCAGCCTCTTCTTCCGTCAGTACCAGCCTGGTTTCAGACATCGTTATGAGGAAGATTTTACATCATTTTTCTTTCTGTTTCTGTTTCTCTTCTCGATTGTGTTCAGGAAAATAGGTGTATTTTTCCTTCTATTTCTTACCCTTTCCCTGGGTAGCTATATATTTTTTCAATTTGACATCAGTCTGACGATCGCCATGTACTTTTCAGTTGTCTACATTGGCCTTCTGAGCAGCTTTGCTCTTCATGAAACCTGTCATGCTTATTTCTTCAGAAGAAGATCAGGCACCAGCACTACAGCCGGTTTCATTGCAAGTGACTGGATGTCTGTAAAATTTGTCCGACCTGCTGTTGACAAACATGGGAACAGCATGTGGCTTGTAACCCTGCTTGGCCCCCTGATTCCGGGGATTACAGGCGTCTTTGGAATTATTGCGACAAACACCCTGATTACCGAGCAGGCTATGATGTATGCCTTAAACAGTTTTTTCGCTGTTTTTCTGCTTCATCTCATTTACCTTACGCCATTTTTCGGTGATGGCAAGGTACTGCTGAAGAGGCTATTATTTAACAAAGGAGTGGCTTAACATGTCGACCACAACTGTCATTAAACGTTCGTTTACTATTTCCGGAGCTGTATCCCTGCTTGGAGTTCCACTTGTTACCGTTGCTTTCCTTATTACCTACATTTTTGCCGATACTTCTACAGCCTTTATGTTTAATACTGTCAATGTGGCTGTGGATGCCTCTAGCGGGGCGATGACATTTGATGTAGGTTCAGGTTATTTATGGCTCATTGCCATTGTTTTTGGTGTTACGTTCGCACTGGCTGTTTTTGTAAACATACTCATTAAAAAAAATCAGCAGAACCGGCAGTGAGGGTATAAAAATG
Encoded proteins:
- a CDS encoding PqqD family protein, with translation MNLYDIPYLPAGVKLVPQQLIDEKTGITFPVNRTASMMIDEIDGRKSAAEIIDKLAEKFPVDRNVIERDVTALFDKLSKQHLLNTEAGRKAPAARVISLFFRQYQPGFRHRYEEDFTSFFFLFLFLFSIVFRKIGVFFLLFLTLSLGSYIFFQFDISLTIAMYFSVVYIGLLSSFALHETCHAYFFRRRSGTSTTAGFIASDWMSVKFVRPAVDKHGNSMWLVTLLGPLIPGITGVFGIIATNTLITEQAMMYALNSFFAVFLLHLIYLTPFFGDGKVLLKRLLFNKGVA
- a CDS encoding response regulator transcription factor gives rise to the protein MSRILIVDDHIVVGEGTKAILERKGSYETTFIPDSHEVMDILKQDPAFDLVLLDLQMPGINGLELSREILNYDPDMKIVVYTGLEITDHFNLLLEAGVTGFISKTATTDQLILAIEAALDNHVYLPVTVMRKFRIIEKDRQSANGKNNDHDTRISLNAREQEIMHYVSAGLTNKEIGEKLYISQRAVEYSLTSIFSKLKVKSRTEALMKVNKHQISNKQS
- a CDS encoding polyprenyl synthetase family protein — translated: MKKQIHNFMKGIIGDYFSDSVLHDPLCNYIDHKMMDYSLLFGRLVITHYEIFSSEPSPENVSRAAAAMELLILSIDIYDDLQDGDNNDAVWMKESPGVALNLANALAVVSQDCLAKGSSLSLNSQLLHAVHKYLLSAAVGQYRDIENTISTEEDYLEMLRLKSGSLTSMAASVGYMLTEERKEEEQIRRLSALVGIIGQIDNDMLAIQLIDQKSDMKLKKRTLPVFYLLDQRRNDLITRYYSGELRWEDLVRNKQVVKRELAASGAVQYTAVVREIYKQKYKALISELPLSKDQIMKLNEFV
- a CDS encoding ABC transporter ATP-binding protein: MILIKDLTKMYGRKFCAVKNVSLHIKEGSLTGLVGPNGSGKTTIINSILGVVNASEGTVRLKNHLNTSRTFKRHVAYVPDDLLLPEVLTGHEYLKFKASMYELDVSTKEDRCQSLSRLYSMEQALHEPIETYSHGMKKKTQLMAAFMLSSRFLILDEPFRGLDVEAAMITKKMLHSYKSKGNAILLSTHDLLAAETFCDQVAILVKGTKVADDSVLKLKMLYGARTLEEVFLKASNLQERSREYDQIISNL